One Solibacillus sp. R5-41 DNA segment encodes these proteins:
- the sufC gene encoding Fe-S cluster assembly ATPase SufC → MATLEIKDLHVEIDGKEILKGLNLTINTNEVHAIMGPNGTGKSTLASAIMGHPKYEVTQGEVLIDGENVLEMEVDERAKAGLFLAMQYPSEIPGVTNADFLRSAINARREEGDEISLMKFIRELDKTMDFLEMPEEMSQRYLNEGFSGGEKKRNEILQMMMIKPTFGILDEIDSGLDIDALKVVSKGINQMRGEGFGCLMITHYQRLLNYITPDHVHVMMQGKVVKSGGAELAQRLEAEGYEWIKQELGIENTDAVTEEA, encoded by the coding sequence ATGGCAACTTTAGAGATTAAAGATCTTCACGTTGAAATCGACGGAAAAGAGATTTTAAAAGGTTTAAACTTAACAATTAACACAAATGAAGTACATGCAATCATGGGTCCGAACGGTACTGGTAAATCTACTTTAGCATCAGCAATCATGGGTCATCCTAAATATGAAGTAACACAAGGTGAAGTACTAATCGATGGTGAAAATGTACTTGAAATGGAAGTAGACGAGCGTGCAAAAGCAGGTCTATTTTTAGCAATGCAATATCCATCTGAAATTCCTGGTGTTACAAACGCTGACTTCTTACGTTCTGCAATCAATGCACGTCGTGAAGAGGGCGATGAAATCTCTCTAATGAAATTCATCCGTGAATTAGATAAAACAATGGACTTTTTAGAAATGCCAGAAGAAATGTCTCAACGTTATTTAAACGAAGGCTTCTCTGGTGGTGAGAAAAAACGTAACGAAATTTTACAAATGATGATGATCAAACCAACTTTCGGTATTTTAGATGAAATCGACTCAGGTTTAGATATCGACGCATTAAAAGTAGTATCAAAAGGAATTAACCAAATGCGCGGTGAAGGTTTCGGTTGCTTAATGATCACTCACTACCAACGCTTATTAAACTACATCACGCCTGACCATGTACACGTAATGATGCAAGGTAAAGTCGTGAAATCAGGTGGCGCTGAGCTTGCACAACGTTTAGAAGCAGAAGGTTATGAGTGGATTAAACAAGAGTTAGGTATTGAAAACACGGACGCTGTTACAGAAGAAGCATAA
- a CDS encoding LysR family transcriptional regulator, whose protein sequence is MELRQLRYFVAVAEREHISEAAEYLHVAQSAVSRQIANLEEELGAPLFERVGRNVKLTPIGKTFLEHSITALKAIDFAAKQVEEYLDPAKGTIKVGFPTSLASYVLPTIISEFKKEYPDVSFHLRQGSYKYLIEAVKNRELNLALLGPLPPKDEAINTTVLFSENIHALLPANHLLAKRDSINLIELRHDHFVMFPDGYILHKVAVDACKSAGFVPKITSEGEDMDALKGLVAAGIGVSLLPESSLYDSTPRMTVRVPIANPLIRRNVGIIAPTTRVLAPSEKIFLDFVSQFYSRLSGFQ, encoded by the coding sequence TTGGAATTAAGGCAATTACGTTATTTCGTGGCGGTGGCTGAACGCGAGCATATTTCTGAGGCTGCGGAATATTTACACGTCGCGCAATCCGCCGTTAGCAGACAAATCGCAAATTTAGAAGAAGAGCTTGGTGCCCCACTTTTCGAGCGTGTTGGACGTAATGTCAAATTAACACCAATAGGGAAGACTTTTTTAGAGCACAGCATAACTGCATTAAAGGCCATTGATTTTGCAGCAAAACAAGTCGAGGAATATTTAGACCCTGCGAAAGGGACGATTAAAGTCGGATTCCCAACAAGCCTAGCAAGCTACGTACTGCCGACCATTATATCCGAATTTAAAAAAGAATATCCAGATGTTTCTTTTCATTTGCGCCAGGGGTCATATAAATATTTAATTGAGGCCGTTAAAAATCGAGAATTGAATTTAGCTTTACTCGGTCCATTGCCTCCAAAAGATGAAGCCATTAATACGACAGTACTTTTTAGTGAAAACATTCATGCACTGCTCCCAGCAAATCATTTACTCGCTAAAAGGGACAGCATTAACTTAATCGAATTGCGTCATGATCATTTCGTCATGTTTCCAGATGGCTATATTTTACACAAAGTAGCTGTGGATGCATGTAAATCTGCTGGATTTGTTCCAAAAATCACATCTGAAGGTGAAGATATGGATGCATTGAAAGGGTTAGTAGCTGCGGGCATTGGTGTATCTTTATTACCGGAAAGTTCACTCTATGATTCCACACCCCGAATGACGGTGAGAGTGCCGATCGCCAATCCATTGATTCGTCGAAATGTCGGGATTATCGCACCAACAACAAGGGTACTTGCCCCTTCCGAAAAAATATTTTTAGATTTCGTTTCACAATTTTATTCCCGCCTATCCGGATTCCAATAA
- a CDS encoding MetQ/NlpA family ABC transporter substrate-binding protein: MKKLLSSIVLGASVLALAACGSDEETLIVGASNTPHALILEQVQPILKEQGIELQIEPYTDYVLPNQDLESGDLDANFFQHIPYYESQIADFDYDFANAGEIHIEPIGIYSKKYKTLEELPEGALVLLSNSVSDHGRMLSLLEAKGLITLAEGVDKTKAEIKDIKENPKNLKFDYNTAPELLVQMYENEEGDVVLINSNFAIDNGINPQKDSIAIESSEESPYVNIVAVKSGDEKSKEIKALVDALHSKEIQDFMLEQWGGSVVPVVK; encoded by the coding sequence ATGAAGAAATTATTATCAAGTATCGTATTAGGAGCGTCTGTACTAGCTTTAGCAGCATGTGGATCAGATGAAGAAACATTAATAGTTGGTGCATCAAATACACCGCACGCACTTATTTTAGAACAAGTACAACCAATTTTAAAAGAGCAAGGTATCGAACTTCAAATTGAACCGTATACAGATTATGTTTTACCAAACCAAGACCTTGAATCAGGCGATTTAGATGCAAACTTCTTCCAACACATACCGTACTACGAAAGCCAAATTGCAGATTTCGACTATGACTTTGCAAATGCAGGCGAAATTCATATTGAGCCAATCGGAATTTATTCTAAAAAATACAAAACATTAGAAGAGCTTCCGGAAGGTGCCTTAGTATTACTGTCAAACTCTGTTTCTGACCACGGTCGTATGCTGTCACTACTTGAAGCAAAAGGTTTAATTACACTTGCGGAGGGTGTTGACAAAACAAAGGCTGAAATTAAAGATATTAAAGAAAATCCGAAAAACTTAAAATTTGATTACAATACAGCACCAGAACTTTTAGTGCAAATGTACGAAAATGAAGAGGGGGATGTGGTATTAATCAACTCAAACTTTGCAATTGATAATGGCATTAACCCGCAAAAAGATTCAATCGCAATTGAATCAAGCGAAGAGTCACCATATGTAAATATTGTTGCCGTTAAATCGGGTGACGAAAAATCAAAAGAAATTAAAGCATTAGTAGATGCATTACACTCAAAAGAAATTCAAGACTTCATGTTAGAACAATGGGGCGGTTCAGTAGTACCGGTTGTAAAATAA
- a CDS encoding methionine ABC transporter permease — protein MIEQLFPNVDWAKMLDATYETIYMTTIATVVTFALGLIIGIVLFLTSDNQLWANKIVHFLTGSVVNIFRSIPFIVLIILLIPFTKFLLGTIRGANAALPALIIGAAPFYARMVLIALREIDKGVIEAARSMGAKTSTIIWKVLIPESLPALISGLTVTAVALVGYTAMAGIIGAGGLGTSAFLDGFQRNRQDVTFVATVLILIVVFIIQYIGDFITAKVDKR, from the coding sequence ATGATTGAGCAATTATTTCCGAATGTAGATTGGGCAAAGATGCTCGATGCAACCTATGAAACAATTTATATGACAACAATAGCAACGGTCGTTACATTCGCACTCGGTTTAATCATCGGGATTGTATTATTTTTAACGAGTGATAATCAGCTATGGGCAAATAAAATCGTCCACTTTTTAACGGGGTCAGTCGTGAATATTTTCCGTTCGATTCCATTCATCGTTTTAATTATTTTACTTATCCCATTCACGAAATTTTTACTTGGTACAATTCGTGGTGCCAATGCTGCTTTACCAGCGCTTATTATTGGTGCTGCCCCGTTCTATGCGCGAATGGTATTGATCGCCTTGCGTGAAATTGATAAAGGGGTTATTGAAGCGGCGCGTTCAATGGGTGCCAAAACTTCGACAATTATATGGAAAGTACTTATTCCAGAAAGTTTGCCAGCACTGATTTCGGGTCTTACAGTAACAGCTGTTGCATTAGTCGGTTACACAGCAATGGCAGGGATTATTGGTGCAGGCGGACTTGGAACTTCAGCATTTTTAGACGGCTTCCAGCGTAATCGTCAAGACGTGACATTTGTGGCAACTGTTTTAATTTTAATCGTCGTATTTATTATTCAGTATATTGGTGATTTTATTACCGCAAAAGTAGATAAACGATAG
- a CDS encoding methionine ABC transporter ATP-binding protein — MIDLQNISKVYKTKNGELTAVNQVNLSIKQGEIFGIIGYSGAGKSTMIRLLNGLEKPTVGSVVVNGNDISKASGKKLRDARQKISMIFQHFNLLWSRTVEDNIAFPLEIAGVPKEDRAKRVEELIELVGLAGRGKAYPSQLSGGQKQRVGIARALANNPEVLLCDEATSALDPETTDSILELLLGINKKIGLTIVLITHEMHVIRKICDRVAVMEAGKVVEQGEVLQVFQNPQAPITKNFMSQISGETQEMQTSLEQILANYPSGKIVKLSFVGQTTEQPVISQIIKQFDIVVNIVHGKISNTTSGPLGTLFIHIEGSSEQIKAALDVLEQHKVQTEVIGHD; from the coding sequence ATGATTGACTTACAAAATATATCGAAGGTTTATAAAACGAAAAATGGAGAACTAACAGCCGTAAATCAAGTAAACTTATCGATTAAACAAGGCGAAATCTTCGGCATTATTGGTTATAGTGGTGCAGGTAAAAGTACGATGATTCGACTGTTAAATGGGTTAGAAAAACCAACAGTTGGTTCGGTCGTTGTAAACGGAAATGATATTTCTAAGGCGTCGGGGAAAAAGCTACGAGATGCTCGACAAAAGATCAGTATGATTTTTCAACATTTCAATTTGCTTTGGTCGCGTACAGTGGAAGATAATATCGCCTTTCCGCTTGAAATTGCTGGAGTACCAAAAGAAGATCGAGCAAAACGAGTAGAAGAGCTAATTGAGCTTGTTGGACTAGCAGGTCGAGGAAAAGCGTATCCTTCACAATTATCAGGTGGACAAAAACAGCGTGTCGGAATTGCCCGTGCACTTGCAAACAATCCAGAAGTTTTATTATGTGACGAGGCAACATCTGCATTGGACCCAGAAACGACGGATTCGATTTTAGAGCTGTTACTCGGCATTAATAAAAAAATTGGATTGACAATTGTACTCATTACACACGAAATGCATGTTATTCGAAAAATTTGTGATCGTGTTGCGGTAATGGAAGCAGGTAAAGTAGTAGAGCAAGGCGAGGTGCTACAAGTATTCCAAAATCCTCAAGCACCGATAACGAAAAACTTCATGTCGCAAATATCTGGTGAAACACAGGAAATGCAAACGTCACTCGAGCAAATTTTAGCGAATTATCCATCGGGGAAAATTGTGAAGCTAAGCTTTGTTGGCCAAACAACAGAGCAACCTGTAATATCACAAATCATTAAGCAATTTGATATTGTCGTGAATATTGTACATGGGAAAATTTCCAATACAACAAGTGGTCCGCTCGGCACATTGTTTATCCATATTGAAGGTTCGAGCGAACAAATTAAAGCCGCTTTAGATGTACTAGAGCAACATAAAGTTCAAACGGAGGTGATTGGACATGATTGA
- a CDS encoding thioredoxin family protein, with amino-acid sequence MEVWTREQWVQQLQNEGQRAFYLYTPMCGTCDVASKILTVIEELLPDLSIGMANINYLGDLAMELQVESVPCLIIANNGEMQKKIYAFQSVPFLYEMLKSD; translated from the coding sequence ATGGAAGTGTGGACGAGAGAACAATGGGTGCAACAGCTGCAAAATGAAGGGCAGCGTGCCTTTTACTTATATACACCAATGTGTGGAACATGTGATGTGGCATCAAAAATATTAACAGTAATTGAGGAATTATTACCGGATTTGTCAATTGGAATGGCAAATATCAACTATTTAGGTGATCTCGCAATGGAGTTACAGGTGGAAAGTGTGCCGTGTTTAATCATTGCTAATAACGGGGAAATGCAGAAAAAAATATATGCATTTCAATCCGTACCTTTTTTGTATGAAATGTTAAAAAGTGATTGA
- a CDS encoding toprim domain-containing protein — MEKCIIVEGRSDKIQISPLLAEQVVILCTNGTISEDELIALLTPYEQYEMVTMFDVDKNGEKLRKLMNRTYSEAQHLIIPKQYIEVAKTPAPILIELLKRAKFIVKEG, encoded by the coding sequence TTGGAGAAATGCATTATTGTTGAAGGGCGTTCAGATAAAATTCAAATTTCCCCTTTATTGGCTGAACAAGTCGTTATTCTTTGTACGAATGGCACGATAAGTGAAGATGAATTAATTGCATTATTAACACCGTACGAGCAATATGAAATGGTAACGATGTTCGATGTTGATAAAAATGGAGAGAAATTGCGTAAGTTGATGAATCGGACATATTCTGAAGCACAACATTTAATTATTCCAAAGCAATATATTGAAGTGGCAAAGACGCCAGCCCCTATTTTAATCGAACTTCTTAAACGTGCGAAATTTATAGTAAAAGAAGGTTGA
- the gcvH gene encoding glycine cleavage system protein GcvH: MNTPKELKYTKEHEWVKIEDGKATIGITHFAQSELGDIVFVELPEVGDDITKDQPFGSVESVKTVSELYAPLSGTVVSVNEELSDNPEFVNESPYEQAWMVVIELSNDAELEELMDAEAYTQLIEQ; encoded by the coding sequence ATGAACACACCGAAAGAATTGAAATATACAAAAGAGCACGAATGGGTAAAAATTGAGGATGGTAAAGCAACAATCGGCATTACTCACTTCGCACAATCTGAACTTGGTGACATCGTATTCGTTGAGCTTCCAGAGGTTGGCGACGACATTACGAAAGATCAACCATTCGGTAGCGTAGAATCTGTTAAAACAGTTTCTGAATTATATGCACCATTATCAGGTACAGTTGTATCAGTAAACGAAGAGTTATCTGACAACCCAGAGTTTGTTAATGAATCTCCATACGAGCAAGCATGGATGGTTGTTATCGAATTATCAAATGATGCAGAGTTAGAAGAATTAATGGATGCAGAAGCATACACACAATTAATTGAACAATAA
- a CDS encoding arsenate reductase family protein yields the protein MTIQLIHYPKCTTCKKAQKWLDENGITYENRHIVEQTPSVEELQLIYKASGLPLKKFFNTSGIKYRELGLKDNLETMTEAEQLALLASDGMLIKRPLVTDGKKITLGFKESDFLNTWK from the coding sequence ATGACAATTCAATTGATTCATTACCCAAAATGCACAACTTGTAAAAAAGCACAAAAATGGCTCGACGAAAATGGCATTACGTACGAAAATCGACATATCGTTGAACAAACACCTTCTGTGGAGGAGTTACAATTGATTTATAAAGCAAGTGGCTTGCCTTTAAAGAAATTTTTCAATACATCCGGCATAAAGTATCGAGAGCTTGGATTGAAGGATAATCTTGAAACAATGACAGAAGCGGAGCAATTAGCATTACTTGCATCGGATGGCATGTTGATTAAACGACCACTTGTTACAGATGGTAAAAAAATAACATTAGGATTTAAGGAGTCTGACTTCTTAAATACTTGGAAATAA
- a CDS encoding acyl-CoA dehydrogenase family protein, translated as MEQTTNIIKGGGFLIEDVEIDRVFTPEDFTDEQKMIAQTTQDYVTNEVLPVVENLEHHEFEHSVRLLKTAGELGLLAADVPEEYEGLGLDKISSALIAEKMSPAGGFSITHGAHVGIGSLPIVLFGNHAQKSFYLPKLASGELIAAYALTEPGSGSDALGAKTTAKLNEAGTHYILNGEKQWITNAGFADVFVVYAKIDGEKFTAFIVERSYKGVSVGPEEKKMGIKSSSTRTLILEDAEVPVENLLGEIGRGHIIAFNILNIGRYKLGVGTVGASKRAFELAVAYSNQRQQFKTPISSFNLTKEKLATMASHIYASESLNYRTVGYFEDRLNQLSDEEQKDGISVAGAIAEYAIECSIAKVFGSETLDYVADEAVQLHGGYGFMAEYEVERIYRDSRINRIFEGTNEINRMIVPGTFMKKALKGELPLLQVAQDLQNELLMLMPEEIGEAALEQEKYLVKNAKKIAVLAAGAAAQRFGAKLDQEQEVLVNIANIANQLYAMESAVIRTQKAIARDGEEKAAQKILYTQIFCQEAFAEIEKEAKETLLATVEGDTGRMILSALRKLTRNNPYNLILKKREASVKVIEAAKYVV; from the coding sequence ATGGAACAAACAACAAACATTATTAAAGGTGGCGGCTTCTTAATCGAGGACGTTGAAATCGATCGTGTCTTTACGCCAGAGGATTTCACAGATGAGCAAAAAATGATTGCTCAAACAACACAGGACTATGTTACAAACGAAGTATTACCCGTTGTTGAAAATTTAGAGCATCATGAGTTCGAGCATTCAGTGCGCTTATTAAAAACAGCAGGGGAGCTAGGCTTACTTGCAGCAGACGTACCCGAAGAATATGAGGGACTTGGCTTAGATAAAATTTCTTCTGCACTAATCGCAGAAAAAATGTCTCCGGCAGGTGGTTTCTCAATTACTCACGGGGCACATGTTGGAATCGGTTCATTACCAATCGTACTATTTGGTAATCATGCGCAAAAATCATTTTATTTACCGAAGTTAGCTTCTGGTGAATTAATTGCTGCGTATGCATTAACAGAGCCAGGTTCAGGCTCAGATGCACTAGGTGCGAAAACGACGGCAAAATTAAACGAAGCGGGCACACATTACATCTTAAATGGTGAAAAGCAATGGATTACAAACGCAGGCTTTGCAGATGTTTTCGTAGTATATGCGAAAATTGATGGCGAAAAATTCACGGCATTCATCGTAGAACGTTCATATAAGGGCGTTTCGGTTGGTCCAGAAGAGAAGAAAATGGGCATTAAATCTTCTTCAACTCGTACATTAATTTTAGAGGATGCAGAAGTACCAGTAGAAAATTTATTAGGTGAAATTGGCCGTGGCCATATTATTGCCTTCAATATTTTAAATATCGGTCGTTACAAACTAGGGGTAGGTACAGTAGGTGCTTCAAAGCGTGCATTTGAGCTTGCAGTAGCATATTCAAATCAACGTCAACAATTTAAAACGCCAATTTCGAGCTTTAACTTAACGAAAGAAAAGTTAGCGACAATGGCATCTCATATTTATGCGTCAGAGTCTTTAAACTATCGTACAGTTGGTTACTTCGAAGATCGCTTAAACCAGTTATCAGATGAAGAGCAAAAGGATGGTATTTCAGTAGCAGGTGCCATTGCTGAGTACGCCATTGAATGTTCGATTGCAAAAGTATTCGGTTCAGAAACATTGGATTATGTAGCAGATGAAGCCGTTCAATTGCATGGTGGTTATGGCTTTATGGCTGAATATGAAGTGGAGCGTATTTACCGCGATTCACGTATTAACCGTATTTTTGAAGGAACAAATGAAATTAACCGTATGATTGTACCAGGTACATTCATGAAGAAAGCATTAAAAGGGGAATTGCCACTATTACAAGTAGCACAAGACTTACAAAACGAACTATTAATGCTAATGCCTGAAGAAATTGGCGAAGCTGCATTAGAACAAGAAAAATATTTAGTGAAAAATGCGAAGAAAATTGCTGTTCTTGCAGCGGGCGCAGCAGCACAACGTTTTGGTGCTAAATTAGATCAAGAGCAAGAAGTGTTAGTGAACATCGCAAATATTGCCAACCAATTATATGCAATGGAATCTGCTGTCATCCGTACACAAAAAGCAATCGCGCGTGACGGGGAAGAAAAAGCAGCACAAAAAATACTTTATACGCAAATTTTCTGCCAAGAAGCATTTGCAGAAATCGAAAAAGAAGCAAAAGAAACGCTACTTGCTACAGTTGAAGGGGATACAGGACGTATGATTTTATCTGCACTACGTAAATTAACACGTAATAACCCTTACAATTTAATTTTGAAAAAACGAGAAGCATCAGTGAAAGTAATTGAAGCGGCAAAGTATGTTGTTTAA
- a CDS encoding acetyl-CoA C-acetyltransferase produces the protein MREAVIVAGARTPIGRAKKGTLANTRPDDFGAVVVKETLKRAGYEGPIDDLIMGCAMPEAEQGMNVARLVGALAGLPDTTPALTVNRFCSSGLQTIAYAAERIMLGHSKAIIAGGTESMSMIPMTGNTVRLNPKLAEEAPQYYIGMGHTAEEVANRYNVSREDQDAFAVRSHELAEKAIKEGKFIDEIVPVEVIEYTVDENNKLQEKKVIFDTDEGVRSGTSMEGLAKLRPAFHVKGSVTAGNASQTSDGAAAVLVMDREEAEKQGIQPLAKFLGFAVGGVPPEVMGIGPIVAVPKALEIAGLTQDQIDLWEINEAFASQSIQVVRELGIDIDKVNVNGGAIALGHPLGATGTILTVKLINELKRRGGKYGVVTMCIGGGMGAAGVFEVL, from the coding sequence ATGCGTGAAGCCGTTATCGTTGCAGGAGCGAGAACTCCAATTGGTCGTGCAAAAAAAGGAACACTTGCAAATACACGTCCGGATGACTTTGGTGCAGTAGTAGTAAAGGAAACGTTAAAACGTGCGGGCTATGAAGGTCCGATTGATGATTTAATTATGGGCTGTGCGATGCCTGAAGCGGAGCAAGGGATGAATGTTGCTCGATTAGTTGGTGCGTTAGCAGGCTTACCGGATACAACACCAGCTCTAACAGTGAACCGTTTCTGTTCGTCAGGTTTGCAAACGATTGCATATGCTGCGGAAAGAATTATGCTTGGCCACTCAAAAGCGATTATTGCGGGTGGTACAGAATCGATGAGTATGATTCCAATGACAGGAAATACAGTTCGTTTAAATCCGAAGCTAGCAGAAGAAGCACCTCAATACTATATTGGTATGGGGCATACAGCGGAAGAAGTCGCAAATCGGTACAATGTGAGTCGTGAAGATCAAGATGCTTTCGCAGTACGCTCTCATGAATTAGCTGAAAAAGCGATTAAAGAAGGAAAATTCATCGATGAAATCGTACCTGTTGAAGTAATTGAGTACACAGTTGACGAGAATAATAAATTGCAAGAAAAGAAAGTGATTTTCGATACAGATGAAGGGGTACGTTCTGGCACTTCGATGGAAGGCTTAGCAAAATTACGTCCAGCCTTCCATGTGAAGGGCTCTGTTACAGCGGGCAATGCTTCTCAAACATCAGATGGTGCAGCAGCGGTATTAGTGATGGACCGTGAAGAAGCTGAAAAGCAAGGTATTCAGCCACTTGCGAAGTTTTTAGGCTTTGCAGTTGGAGGAGTTCCACCAGAAGTAATGGGAATTGGTCCAATTGTAGCTGTTCCGAAAGCGTTAGAAATTGCGGGTTTAACACAAGACCAAATCGACCTTTGGGAAATTAATGAAGCATTCGCATCACAATCAATTCAAGTAGTACGTGAACTTGGCATTGATATCGATAAAGTGAATGTAAACGGTGGTGCAATTGCTTTAGGGCACCCACTTGGCGCAACGGGCACGATTTTAACTGTGAAGCTTATTAACGAATTAAAACGACGCGGTGGCAAATACGGGGTCGTGACAATGTGTATCGGCGGCGGCATGGGTGCAGCAGGCGTATTTGAAGTACTTTAA